From one Mytilus trossulus isolate FHL-02 chromosome 10, PNRI_Mtr1.1.1.hap1, whole genome shotgun sequence genomic stretch:
- the LOC134686177 gene encoding uncharacterized protein LOC134686177: MNTLKVILSIFFSGIITLTASSSNGPTLADIDESNDTTTQSAQATTHGIPVSSHATSSDSSAGTTHGNTTNKPYITDTTENPDYSSASTAVSTSGAPKTSNPSAVPETSNPTTVPDKTTITVPSTSGNPTTRVPSSGDGSGFSGLSFGIGILGGVIAVCVSILLVFLYRRRFPYETLSNFDSTSSINFLKD; encoded by the exons ATGAATACTTTAAAAGTCATCTTGTCGATCTTTTTTTCAG gGATCATTACACTAACTGCTTCTTCGTCAAATGGTCCAACTTTAGCTGACATTGATGAATCAAATGACACTACCACTCAGTCCGCTCAAGCTACAACACATGGAATACCAGTGTCATCCCATGCCACATCTTCCGATTCATCAGCAGGTACCACACATGGAAACACAACCAATAAACCTTACATAACTGATACGACGGAAAATCCGGATTACTCGTCTGCTTCAACAGCCGTTAGTACATCAGGTGCTCCAAAAACATCAAATCCGTCGGCTGTTCCAGAAACGTCAAATCCGACAACTGTCCcagataaaacaacaattacTGTACCATCTACATCGGGTAATCCAACAACACGTGTTCCATCGTCGGGCGATGGTTCTGGATTTAGTGGTTTATCCTTTGGAATCGGTATTCTGGGAGGTGTTATAGCAGTATGTGTGTCAATActtcttgtttttctttatcGACGTCGGTTTCCATATGAAACTTTATCAAATTTTGACTCAACATCTTCAATAAACTTTTTGAAAGACTGA
- the LOC134687835 gene encoding uncharacterized protein LOC134687835 encodes MSIPYFVSVILIFCFTLSTFPTSNGEPVSCETQNQTACCKYAECAYINCTNVTEVTTYHEGCHAKVNLTKLEGVCKKDTVKTICSGPEAVDKCGLVKTETDCCNTTANAGCAWLGACANSTMKLNACYNATDLPKRCNNESTDSCKFDFNLIF; translated from the exons ATGTCGATCCCGTATTTTGTCAGTGTTATATTGATATTCTGTTTCACACTGTCGACCTTTCCTACCAGTAATGGAGAAC CTGTTAGCTGTGAAACGCAAAACCAAACAGCCTGCTGTAAATATGCAGAATGTGCATACATCAACTGCACAAATGTTACTGAAGTTACAACTTACCATGAAG gtTGTCATGCCAAAGTCAACTTAACTAAACTAGAAGGCGTTTGCAAGAAAGACACTGTTAAAACTATTT GTTCAGGTCCAGAAGCAG TAGATAAATGCGGCTTAGTAAAAACTGAAACAGACTGTTGTAACACCACTGCCAATGCTGGTTGTGCTTGGTTAGGAGCTTGTGCCAACAGCACAATGAAACTTAACG CTTGCTACAATGCCACTGATTTACCAAAACGTtgtaataatgaatccacagattcatgtaagtttgattttaacctcatttttTAA
- the LOC134686178 gene encoding levansucrase-like: MNGNGQLLCIVILGACISIINGATVPSLVSSAVVSASSGNDTSIAPAETTVNPGTVTTGTGTTLNAQTTQPTNPGGTTQVTTPLTPAKETTQPPTKPVVSTGTTPNKPTTTIKPAEGRKFDGPSFGGGFGLAAGLVIIFGIGYCCYTRRKSSGGYSQY, translated from the exons ATGAACGGCAACGGCCAACTTTTGTGTATTGTCATTTTAGGCGCCTGCATATCAATAATTAATGGAGCTACTGTCCCATCATTAGTGTCATCAG CTGTTGTGTCTGCAAGTAGTGGCAATGATACATCTATCGCACCAGCAGAAACGACAGTAAACCCTGGTACCGTAACAACAGGAACAGGGACAACATTGAATGCCCAGACAACACAACCAACAAATCCCGGAGGTACAACACAAGTAACAACACCATTAACACCGGCCAAGGAAACTACACAACCTCCAACCAAACCCGTTGTTTCTACAGGAACAACACCAAATAAACCAACCACAACCATAAAACCAGCTGAAGGACGTAAATTTGACGGACCATCTTTTGGTGGTGGTTTCGGTTTAGCGGCTGGCTTAGTTATAATATTTGGAATTGGATATTGCTGTTATACAAGACGAAAATCAAGTGGTGGATATAGCCAGTATTAA